The Corynebacterium halotolerans YIM 70093 = DSM 44683 region CCCTCGAAGTCCTTCATCGCCGGCACCGGCATCAAGACCGACATGCGCCGCGCGGACGACATGGGTCTCAACAGTCTGCTGGGCCGGGCCCGCATCCACATCCAGGCGCTGAACACCCGCGTCAAGGCGCTCGCCGAACAGCAGTCGAAGGACATCACCCAGCAGCTGGAGCGCGCCGGGGTGCGCATCATCAAGGGCTGGGGAAGCTTCTCCGAGGACCAGCAGGACCAGATGACCCACGCCGTGACCGCCACCCACCACGACGGCACGGTCGAGGAGCTCGACTGCGAGATGGTGCTCATCGGCACCGGAGCCACCCCGCGCATCCTGCCCGGCGCCCAGCCCGACGGCGAGCGCATCCTCACCTGGCAGCAGGTCTACGACCTCACCGAGACACCCGAGCACCTGATCGTCGTCGGCTCCGGCGTGACCGGTGCGGAGTTCGTCTCCGCCTTCGCCGAGCTGGGCGTGAAGGTGACCATGGTCGCCTCCCGTGACCGCATCCTCCCGCACGACGACGCCGACGCGGCCGACGTGCTCGAGCACGTGCTCGCCGAGCGCGGCGTCGCGCTGGAGAAGCACGCGCGCGTCGAGACGGTCACCCGCACCGAGGACGGCAACGGCGTCGTGGTGCGCACCACCGACGGCCGCGAGATCCACGGCTCCCACGCCCTGATGTCCATCGGCTCCATCCCGTCGACGAAGAAGCTCGCCCTCGAGAACATCGGCGTGGAGACCACCGATTCGGGCCACATCAAGGTCGACCGTGTCTCACGCACGAACGTCACCGGCGTCTACGCCGCCGGTGACTGCACCACCCTGTTCCCGCTGGCCTCCGTCGCCGCGATGCAGGGCCGCCTGGCCATCTACCACGCCCTCGGCGAGGGTGTCAGTCCGATCCGCCTGAAGACCGTGGCCACGGCCGTGTTCACCCGCCCGGAGATCGCCACCGTGGGCGTCACCCACGCCGAGGTCGACAGCGGCGAGGTCTCCGCCCGCACGGTGGTCCTGCCGCTGCAGACCAACCCGCGCGCCAAGATGCGCTCCCTGCGCCACGGCTTCGTCAAGCTCTTCTGCCGCCGCAACTCCGGCCTCGTCATCGGCGGCGTCATCGTGGCCCCGAGCGCCTCCGAGCTGATCCTGCCGATCGCCGTCGCGGTCACGAACAACCTCACCGTCAAGGACCTGGCGGACACCTTCGCGGTCTACCCGTCCCTGTCGGGATCCATCACCGAGGCGGCGCGCCGTCTCGTGGCGCACGACGATCTGGAGTGACCGCCCCGTAGGGGCCGTCGACGCGGCGGTGGGGGAGGTGCCGCCTTTCGTCTGCCCCGCCGGTTATCCACGGTCCCGGTGACGGCTCCGGACCAGGTGCACCACGATCGCGCCCGCCACGGCGAGCGCCAGCATCAGCAGCCCGGTGGGCCACCAGGAATGGCGCAGCCCGAGCCACAGACTCAGGGCCACGCCGAACAGGAAAACCACGGGGGCGTTGCGGTCGGGGCGCCGGTTTCCGGTCACGGCTGATACCTCCGGTGGGGGGTCGGGTGAGGTTCACGGGGGAGAGGGGCGTGCCCGCCGATGGACCCGGCACCGCTCACCCGCTCATGCTCCCCGAGGATCCGGCGTGACCGTCGCGTAGGACTCGTCGACGGTCGCGTCCAGATCGACGACGGTCCGCCTGCCCGCCTGGGGGAAGGCCCGTTGGGGGCAGCGCTCCCGGGGACAGGCCCGGCAGCCCGGCCCGATGGGGGTGGCCGAGGCCGGGGACAGATCCAGCCCCGAGGAGTAGACCAGGCGTTCCGCCTGCTCCAGATCGCAGCCGAGTGCGACGGCGAATTCCTTGTTCGGGGTGCCGAAACCACGGGACTGCCCGTGCACCGTGCGCGCGATCCACAGGTAGTGGCGCCCGTCCGGCATGCCGGCCACCTGGCGGGTGATGCGCCCGCGGGTCTCGAAGGCACGGTGGATGACCCACAGGGGGCAGGAACCGCCCGAACGGGAGAAGTGGAAACTCGTGGCCGACTGCCGCTTGGAGATGTTGCCCGCCCGGTCGGTGCGCACGAAGAAGAACGGCACCCCGCGCGCACCCGGGCGCTGCAGGGTGGACAGCCGGTGGCAGGTGGTCTCGAAGCCGGTGCCGAAGTGGTCGGCGATCCGGTCGATGTCGTAGCGGGTGTCCTCGGCGGTGGTCAGCATGATCTCGTACGGCATGGTCACCGCCGCCGCGAAGTACTGGGCCAGCGCCAGCCGGGCGATGGCACGCGATTCCTCGGTGGGCAGTGACGCCGACAGCTCATCGAGGAGGTCCGGCAGCGCCAGCAGCGCGTACTGCAGGGCCAGTTCGAAGCACAGCTGAGCCTCCGACAGGCCGGTGCGCAGGTGCAGTTCCCGGCCGCCGGGGTGGAAGATGCGCCGCGGGCCGGAGGTGAGTTTGCGGAAGCGCACCGTCACACCGAGCTCGCGGTCGAGGACCGTGGCCAGGCGGGTCAGCCGCAACTGCGGCTCGCCCAGCCGGCCGGCCAGCTCCTCGCCCAGGGTGTCGAGCTCGTCGATGTAGTTGTGGGCATCGTAGAAGTAATCGCGCACCAGCTCGTACGGGCTGATCTCCGCCGGGGCGGGGGAGCGGTGGGCCAGGTCGAGGACACCGGGCACGAGATCGGGGTGGCGGGCGGCCAGGTCGGCCAGCTGGTCGACGGGCGCGTCGGGGAAGACGTCGCGCAGCTCGCCGACGGTGCGGGCGTCGTGTTCCGGGGAGAAGAAGGCCGGGTCGACGTCGAAGGCGGAGGACAGCGCCATGAGCACGGTGACGGTCAGGGGGCGCTGGTCGTTCTCGAGCTGGTTGAGGTAGCTGGTGGACAGGTCGAGGCGGCGGGCCATCTCCACCTGCGTGAGACTGCGCGTCCTGCGCAGCGTGCGGATCCGTCCCCCCGCGAAATGCTTCGTCATCGTGAACCTCCACCCCGTTTCAGGGTCATGAGCTGTATGTTCCACAAGTTTCGCAGATTCGGGCAGGATATGCCGCTACTTTACACACCATTCGCTGTGAGGTGACGCACAATTCGCCGACTAGTGTGAGCATCAGCTCGTCAGCAGTATTGTCCCGTCATCCGAGGAGTTGACCGCCCGCCATGATCGACCACCCCGTGCGCACCCGCCGATCCGCCGAGGAGTTCCCCCACGAGGAGCACCTCGCCCACAAGATCGCACGCGTCGCCGCCGACCCCGTCGAGGTCCCGGAGGAGACGAAGGAGATGATCATCAACCGGATCATCGACAACGCCGCCGTCTCCGCCGCCTCCGTGCTCCGCCGTCCCGTCACCGTGGCCCGCCGTCAGGCGCAGGCCCACGCCGTGACGTCGAAGGGCGCGACCGTCTTCGGCATCCCGGGCACCTTCTCCGCCGAATGGGCCGCCTGGGCCAACGGCACCGCCGTGCGTGAGCTCGACTTCCACGACACCTTCCTCGCCGCCGAATACTCCCACCCGGGCGACAACATCCCACCGATCCTCGCCGCCGCGCAGCAGGCCGGCAAGGGCGGCCGGGAGCTCATCCGCGGCCTGGCCACCGGCTACGAGATCCAGGTCGACCTGGTCCGCGGCATCTGCCTCCACGAGCACAAGATCGACCACGTGGCCCACCTCGGCCCGTCGGCCGCCGCCGGCATCGGCACCCTGCTCGACCTCGACGTGGACACGATCTACCAGGCCATCGGCCAGGCGCTGCACACCACCACCGCCACCCGCCAGTCCCGCAAGGGACTGATCTCCTCCTGGAAGGCCTTCGCCCCGTCCTTCGCCGGCAAGATGGCCATCGAGGCCGTCGACCGGGCCATGCGCGGTGAGGGGGCGCCCGCCCCGATCTGGGAGGGCGAGGACGGCGTGATCGCCTGGCTGCTCTCCGGCCCGGAACACGAGTACACCGTCCCACTGCCGGCCGAGGGCGAGGAAAAGCGCGCCATCCTCGCCACCTTCACCAAGGAGCACTCCGCCGAGTACCAGGCCCAGGCGCTGATCGACCTGGCCCGCCGCATGCGGGAGCGCGTCGGCGACACCACGCAGGTCGAGTCGATCGTCCTGCACACCTCGCACCACACGCACTACGTCATCGGCACCGGCTCGAACGACCCGCAGAAATTCGACCCGAACGCCACGCGCGAGACCCTCGACCACTCGATCCCCTACATCTTCGCCGTCGCCCTCGAGGACGGTGAGTGGCACCACGAGCGCTCCTACACCCCGGAGCGCGCCAACC contains the following coding sequences:
- a CDS encoding NAD(P)H-quinone dehydrogenase, producing MTQRIVIIGGGPGGYEAALAGAKYGAEITLIEAQGPGGSSILYDSVPSKSFIAGTGIKTDMRRADDMGLNSLLGRARIHIQALNTRVKALAEQQSKDITQQLERAGVRIIKGWGSFSEDQQDQMTHAVTATHHDGTVEELDCEMVLIGTGATPRILPGAQPDGERILTWQQVYDLTETPEHLIVVGSGVTGAEFVSAFAELGVKVTMVASRDRILPHDDADAADVLEHVLAERGVALEKHARVETVTRTEDGNGVVVRTTDGREIHGSHALMSIGSIPSTKKLALENIGVETTDSGHIKVDRVSRTNVTGVYAAGDCTTLFPLASVAAMQGRLAIYHALGEGVSPIRLKTVATAVFTRPEIATVGVTHAEVDSGEVSARTVVLPLQTNPRAKMRSLRHGFVKLFCRRNSGLVIGGVIVAPSASELILPIAVAVTNNLTVKDLADTFAVYPSLSGSITEAARRLVAHDDLE
- a CDS encoding short-chain fatty acyl-CoA regulator family protein, which translates into the protein MTKHFAGGRIRTLRRTRSLTQVEMARRLDLSTSYLNQLENDQRPLTVTVLMALSSAFDVDPAFFSPEHDARTVGELRDVFPDAPVDQLADLAARHPDLVPGVLDLAHRSPAPAEISPYELVRDYFYDAHNYIDELDTLGEELAGRLGEPQLRLTRLATVLDRELGVTVRFRKLTSGPRRIFHPGGRELHLRTGLSEAQLCFELALQYALLALPDLLDELSASLPTEESRAIARLALAQYFAAAVTMPYEIMLTTAEDTRYDIDRIADHFGTGFETTCHRLSTLQRPGARGVPFFFVRTDRAGNISKRQSATSFHFSRSGGSCPLWVIHRAFETRGRITRQVAGMPDGRHYLWIARTVHGQSRGFGTPNKEFAVALGCDLEQAERLVYSSGLDLSPASATPIGPGCRACPRERCPQRAFPQAGRRTVVDLDATVDESYATVTPDPRGA
- the prpD gene encoding 2-methylcitrate dehydratase PrpD is translated as MIDHPVRTRRSAEEFPHEEHLAHKIARVAADPVEVPEETKEMIINRIIDNAAVSAASVLRRPVTVARRQAQAHAVTSKGATVFGIPGTFSAEWAAWANGTAVRELDFHDTFLAAEYSHPGDNIPPILAAAQQAGKGGRELIRGLATGYEIQVDLVRGICLHEHKIDHVAHLGPSAAAGIGTLLDLDVDTIYQAIGQALHTTTATRQSRKGLISSWKAFAPSFAGKMAIEAVDRAMRGEGAPAPIWEGEDGVIAWLLSGPEHEYTVPLPAEGEEKRAILATFTKEHSAEYQAQALIDLARRMRERVGDTTQVESIVLHTSHHTHYVIGTGSNDPQKFDPNATRETLDHSIPYIFAVALEDGEWHHERSYTPERANRPDTVELWHRISTVEHPEWTRRYLSTDPNEKAFGGRAVITLKDGTVLDDEIAVADAHPLGARPFARDQYVHKFRTLAEGVVSEAEQDRFLAAAENTENLTDLGELNITLEQDVLDRAPTTPEGLL